In Spirochaetota bacterium, a single genomic region encodes these proteins:
- a CDS encoding polymer-forming cytoskeletal protein has protein sequence MPDLKEIVEDENKIDTVMADDIEFRGKLTFKNSFKVKGFFEGKIETDGHLIIGRQAVVNSDIKAGLVSVNGTVNGRIKATQSIELYSNSKTRCDLITPNIFIEKGSSFNGTCIMNEDNNTKAQVG, from the coding sequence ATGCCAGATTTAAAAGAAATTGTTGAAGATGAAAATAAAATTGACACAGTGATGGCAGACGATATCGAGTTTCGAGGAAAGCTTACATTTAAAAACTCCTTTAAGGTAAAAGGTTTTTTTGAAGGGAAAATTGAAACCGATGGCCATCTAATCATTGGCCGGCAGGCAGTTGTTAATTCCGACATAAAAGCAGGCTTGGTATCGGTTAATGGCACAGTAAATGGTAGGATTAAAGCCACTCAGAGTATAGAGCTTTATAGTAACAGTAAAACAAGGTGCGATTTAATCACTCCAAATATTTTTATTGAGAAAGGCTCCTCCTTTAATGGGACGTGCATAATGAATGAAGATAACAATACAAAAGCTCAAGTTGGCTGA
- a CDS encoding outer membrane beta-barrel protein: MLLLVFIFSMHYRLFSSVDNNPTPKISMGIGISFGDYETTREYGSGGEWESEGAFGCGFIFENMLSNRFGIHSGIWFSQFILSIHETNHGHHDESTEDNYSDDIESRNNMLTIPLYLITSFQFSMITLNLLTGLNFSYITESFLYNNTSNQQRSVDIKKYIGYTQIGIGGGLEIKFRFFRFVDIFLSGIGERYFNDYIPADDNWEGFLYDFRILTGVLFRTHK; the protein is encoded by the coding sequence GTGTTATTATTAGTTTTCATTTTCTCGATGCACTATCGGCTCTTCTCTTCGGTTGATAATAATCCAACTCCAAAAATATCTATGGGTATTGGGATTTCTTTTGGAGATTATGAAACAACTCGTGAATATGGAAGTGGGGGGGAATGGGAATCAGAAGGTGCATTTGGATGTGGTTTCATCTTTGAGAATATGCTAAGCAATAGATTTGGGATACATTCTGGTATATGGTTTTCTCAATTCATTTTATCAATTCATGAGACGAACCATGGTCATCATGATGAATCAACAGAAGACAATTACAGCGATGATATTGAATCTAGAAATAATATGCTTACCATTCCTTTATATCTAATAACCTCTTTCCAGTTCAGCATGATTACATTAAATTTATTAACTGGACTTAACTTCTCCTACATTACTGAATCATTCTTATATAATAATACTTCAAATCAACAACGATCAGTGGATATTAAAAAATATATAGGCTATACACAAATAGGTATTGGTGGAGGACTCGAAATAAAATTTCGCTTCTTCAGATTTGTTGATATCTTCTTATCCGGAATTGGGGAAAGGTATTTTAATGATTATATTCCGGCTGATGATAATTGGGAAGGCTTCCTCTACGATTTCAGAATTTTAACAGGTGTATTATTTAGAACTCATAAATAA
- a CDS encoding electron transfer flavoprotein subunit alpha/FixB family protein, with the protein MARILVIAEHRDGKISDGTLELCKLAKEISSGLGASPSAAVLAKDDAIAKELSKYIPEVLSAVDLKLDVYTADGYTQAVKSIAESQDVKGVLIAHSYDGVDFAAKVAMSIGAGIVSNCNKAEIRDGSVVFTRNIFNGKIQEERSVKTDKFVATFEKGAYDKEEAGAEGTITSVSVSIGEIRTKVKEVIETMKGAVDISQAKILIAGGRGTKEKEKFEDTIVKLAEKLGGEFAASRAVVDAGWTDTARQVGQSGKTVAPLLYVAAGISGAIQHVAGMKGSQCIVAINKDAEAPIFNVATYGIVGDLFEVIPALMESLEA; encoded by the coding sequence ATGGCTAGGATATTAGTTATAGCTGAGCATAGAGATGGAAAAATAAGCGATGGTACTTTAGAGCTTTGTAAGTTGGCAAAGGAAATTTCTTCAGGATTAGGAGCTTCTCCATCAGCAGCTGTTTTAGCAAAGGATGATGCTATCGCTAAGGAGTTGTCCAAGTATATACCTGAAGTTCTTTCTGCTGTAGATTTAAAGCTAGATGTATACACCGCTGATGGGTATACACAGGCAGTAAAATCGATAGCTGAAAGTCAGGATGTAAAGGGAGTACTCATCGCTCATAGTTATGATGGTGTAGATTTTGCTGCTAAGGTTGCTATGTCAATTGGAGCTGGTATTGTGTCAAATTGTAATAAAGCGGAGATTAGGGACGGTTCTGTTGTTTTTACAAGGAATATATTCAATGGAAAAATTCAGGAGGAGCGTTCTGTAAAGACCGATAAGTTTGTTGCTACCTTTGAAAAGGGGGCCTACGATAAAGAAGAAGCTGGGGCAGAAGGCACTATAACTTCAGTATCTGTTTCTATTGGAGAAATCAGAACTAAGGTTAAGGAAGTAATTGAGACGATGAAGGGGGCTGTGGACATATCTCAAGCGAAGATACTTATCGCTGGAGGAAGAGGCACCAAAGAGAAGGAAAAATTTGAGGATACAATTGTTAAGCTTGCAGAGAAGCTTGGTGGTGAATTTGCAGCATCAAGGGCTGTAGTTGATGCTGGTTGGACAGACACTGCTCGTCAGGTTGGTCAGTCTGGAAAAACCGTTGCTCCCCTTTTATATGTTGCGGCTGGAATATCTGGAGCGATTCAACATGTTGCAGGTATGAAAGGATCACAGTGTATAGTTGCAATTAATAAAGATGCTGAAGCTCCCATATTCAATGTCGCAACATATGGCATTGTGGGAGATCTTTTTGAGGTAATTCCCGCTCTTATGGAATCACTTGAGGCTTGA
- a CDS encoding electron transfer flavoprotein subunit beta/FixA family protein, giving the protein MKIVVCIKEVPDMESKFTIVDESRVDESQIAFKMNDFDEYAVEEALQIKERLDGEVIIVSAGPDRITKDIRQAFAMGAQWGIHVNDPEIDAGDSYVVASALNKAIEKIGDVDLVLTGVMSEDNQSALTGVMMADMMNMPHCTNVVKVEIGSDNKSLTVNRELEGGLNEVIEMSLPAVLSIQSGINQPRYPTLPGIMKAKKKKLDVMNAADLGISEVGKDGSKTEFIKMFIPVSEHKAEIIEGDAKTAAATLVNKLRNEAKVI; this is encoded by the coding sequence ATGAAAATAGTTGTCTGTATAAAAGAAGTTCCAGATATGGAATCAAAATTTACGATTGTTGATGAGAGCAGGGTAGATGAATCCCAGATTGCTTTCAAGATGAATGATTTCGATGAGTATGCCGTAGAGGAAGCGCTGCAGATTAAAGAGAGACTAGATGGTGAGGTTATCATCGTATCTGCTGGCCCAGACAGAATAACCAAAGACATTAGACAGGCTTTTGCAATGGGAGCACAGTGGGGTATCCATGTCAATGATCCAGAGATAGATGCTGGGGATAGTTATGTGGTTGCTTCAGCACTCAATAAGGCTATCGAAAAGATTGGAGATGTGGATCTTGTATTAACTGGTGTTATGTCTGAGGATAATCAGTCAGCTTTAACAGGTGTTATGATGGCTGACATGATGAATATGCCTCATTGTACAAATGTTGTTAAGGTTGAGATTGGCTCTGATAATAAATCACTTACTGTAAACAGAGAACTTGAGGGTGGTTTAAATGAGGTTATTGAAATGAGTTTGCCAGCGGTACTTTCCATTCAGTCAGGTATCAATCAACCAAGATATCCAACACTACCTGGAATTATGAAGGCAAAGAAGAAGAAATTGGATGTTATGAATGCTGCAGATCTAGGAATTTCAGAGGTTGGAAAGGATGGATCAAAAACAGAATTTATTAAAATGTTCATCCCAGTATCAGAACATAAAGCAGAGATTATTGAAGGAGATGCGAAGACTGCTGCAGCAACATTGGTGAACAAATTAAGAAATGAAGCAAAGGTGATATAA
- a CDS encoding tetratricopeptide repeat protein, with protein sequence MNMNKRIQYFMFVTILFLLLPWTEAYTEDKVFALVEENRSFWDEILKDRLIKNKNLLYASFVAYKDRLNELSIESFQECINTNSSNEVLRGIANYYIGKNHFLMGNYQEAISQFSSIKGIDLSHLNYIKLAALLNSAITYYQLNEIEKCREYLQTVINEDNTGKYKKKAMAILSQLN encoded by the coding sequence ATGAATATGAATAAAAGAATACAATATTTTATGTTTGTAACGATATTGTTTTTGCTCCTCCCATGGACTGAGGCCTACACAGAAGACAAGGTATTCGCTCTTGTTGAAGAGAACAGATCCTTTTGGGACGAAATACTGAAGGATAGGTTAATTAAGAATAAAAACTTATTATACGCTAGCTTCGTTGCATACAAGGATAGATTAAATGAATTATCCATAGAAAGCTTTCAGGAATGCATAAATACCAATTCCTCCAATGAAGTATTAAGGGGAATCGCTAATTACTATATTGGGAAAAATCATTTTCTAATGGGAAATTATCAAGAAGCTATTTCTCAATTTTCATCTATTAAGGGGATTGACCTTTCACACCTAAATTATATCAAGTTGGCTGCTCTCTTAAATAGTGCTATAACATATTATCAACTAAATGAGATAGAGAAATGCAGAGAATATCTACAGACAGTGATAAATGAGGACAATACAGGTAAATATAAAAAAAAAGCAATGGCAATCCTCTCTCAATTAAATTAG
- the mgtE gene encoding magnesium transporter, whose translation MKNPIFIPELRDLLKKKKYQILKSFLEDHHEKENAEFLGLLEPDEIWKILNLVDIYKRAEIFSYLDMDVQVSMVSTELKKNVTELLMQMSHDDRADLFQHLEKDVVDKLLLLLPPKERRDILQLTSYCEGSTGAIMTTDYATLYENDVVEIAIKKLRRVAPSKETIYYIYVTDEQNRLIGFVSLRKIIIARPKQKIKDIMKKDVISIYVDDDQERAAKIIEEYDLIALPVVDHNEKLAGIITHDDAIDIIREEETEDLEKLMAISGGVEEKSYLDLPAYIHFRKRIYWVIILGVLGLFAGIILKVFQGSLEKLILLTFYIPLLNSAGGNTGTQAASVVLRAIILNELFPKDIMKVVKKELVISVLICLCLGSVVYIGVMLFSSGQDIPSGFKLQNIAALISLALSIQVIWSTLFGAVIPIFATKLKLDPAVISSPALTTLVDMGGITIYFTTAKLLLDI comes from the coding sequence ATGAAAAACCCCATTTTTATTCCAGAACTTAGAGATTTATTAAAGAAAAAGAAATATCAAATCTTAAAATCCTTCCTAGAAGATCATCATGAAAAGGAAAACGCAGAATTTCTGGGACTTCTTGAGCCAGATGAGATATGGAAGATATTAAATCTCGTTGATATATACAAAAGAGCAGAGATTTTTAGCTATCTGGATATGGATGTCCAGGTTTCGATGGTCTCTACAGAACTTAAAAAAAATGTTACAGAACTCTTAATGCAAATGTCTCATGACGATAGGGCTGATCTGTTTCAGCATCTTGAAAAGGATGTTGTGGATAAACTCCTCCTTCTTCTGCCACCAAAAGAGAGAAGGGATATTTTGCAATTGACCTCTTATTGTGAGGGTAGCACTGGTGCAATAATGACTACTGATTATGCGACATTATATGAGAATGATGTCGTGGAGATAGCTATTAAGAAGTTGAGAAGGGTTGCGCCTTCCAAGGAAACAATCTATTATATTTATGTAACGGATGAACAGAACCGGTTGATCGGATTTGTTTCATTAAGAAAAATTATAATTGCCAGACCAAAGCAAAAGATTAAAGACATAATGAAAAAAGATGTTATTTCCATTTACGTTGATGATGATCAGGAGAGGGCTGCAAAGATAATTGAAGAGTACGATCTTATTGCCCTACCAGTTGTAGATCATAATGAGAAGCTAGCTGGTATAATAACGCATGATGACGCAATTGACATCATCAGAGAGGAAGAAACAGAGGACTTAGAAAAACTAATGGCCATCAGTGGTGGGGTTGAGGAGAAATCATATTTAGACCTACCTGCTTATATTCATTTTAGAAAAAGGATCTATTGGGTTATAATATTGGGAGTGCTTGGACTCTTTGCCGGTATAATCCTGAAGGTATTTCAAGGATCCCTTGAGAAGTTGATATTATTAACATTCTATATACCACTTTTGAACTCAGCTGGAGGCAATACTGGTACCCAGGCTGCTTCTGTTGTTCTTAGAGCAATTATATTGAATGAATTATTCCCTAAGGATATTATGAAGGTTGTGAAGAAGGAGCTTGTCATTAGTGTCTTGATCTGTTTATGTCTTGGGTCAGTAGTATATATCGGTGTAATGTTGTTTTCCAGTGGGCAAGATATTCCATCAGGATTTAAGCTTCAAAATATTGCTGCTCTAATTTCTCTAGCTTTATCGATTCAGGTAATCTGGTCAACACTCTTTGGGGCTGTTATTCCAATTTTTGCTACAAAACTGAAGCTTGATCCAGCTGTTATATCTAGTCCCGCTCTTACCACCCTAGTGGATATGGGTGGTATTACGATTTATTTTACCACAGCAAAGTTATTATTGGACATATAA